The sequence ATCATTATTATAGGGGTCGGTTGCAGGGTCAAGCGGGTTACACCGCCCCCTTGGGGCCCGACTTTTCTCTCTGTAGGTCAAGGGGACACATGTCACATGAACACTAATACTTCTTGTCTCGATCTTGGAAGGATTTGTTAAGAAAACTCAGAGCACAAGACCGCTAAGTTCAGGTTCCAAATTTGGGCAGCGCCAGGAAAAGGAAGAAGACTAACAGAAGCACGACGATGAACACCGCCGCCCTTGCCTGAGACAGCAAAGGCGACGACCTACGAGTTTAGTTGGGTGGGAAGAGTAGGAGTCGATATCATTCCAAAGAGCCCTTAGTGATAAGATCAATGGTTGAACTAGTTTAATTTTTATACATGACATCGCATCCCACGCTGAGCTCTGCGAGGACCAAACAATTGATACATGGATTTGATGTATCAATACTCTAGATTTCGGGTATGCATCGCACCATTCGGCTCCATTGCGGCCAAGAGAAACAATAGAACGAATGAacaaagaaatattttttttttcacaccaAATCATCCGGTCCGGCGGTCGTATCCGATCCACTTCACTGGCTCCTCTCCATGAGCTTGAGGAACTCGTGGAAGTTGATCCTGCCGTCCTTGTCCTCGTCGTAGGCGTCGATCATGCGCTCGCACTCCGCGGCGGCGACGCCGGCGTCGAACCCGAGCGACCTGAGCACGCTCCCGAGCTCCCCGGCGTCGATGAACCCGTCGCCGTCGCGGTCGAACACTCCGAACGCTGCCTGGGCCTCCTCCacgctcgcctcctcctcctcgaacagcgccgccgcctcctcgaacCCCACCGACAACGCGTCGGCGCCCATCACCCCGAGCACCACGTCCATGTCGACGACGGCCGCGGTGGCGGtcctcgccggcggcggagaTGGAGGTGTGGCGGTGCTGGGGGCGGTCGTGGAGCGGCGGGCCGCGGAGGACTTGATGACGGCGGAGAGCCAGACGAGGATGGCGTTGATGGAGAGCGTCAGCACCGCCTGCGCCAGGGAGATGTTGTAGTAGGACGTGCTCGGCGCGGACGAAGAAGCCATCTCCATGGAGGTAGTATCTCCGAGAATCCTGCTTGCTGTGATCTCTTTCTTGCTCTTTGCTTGATCCTGCCTCGCGCAGTCCGGGCGCCGGTGTCTTTGCTGCGTCTGCGTCTGCGTCTGCGGTTGCGGTTGCGGTTTGGCGTCTGTGCCATGGGCGCTGCGAGGGGCATATATAGGTAGCGCGGCAGGACGAGGGTAGGGCGCGAAGGAGGCCAGAACCAGGCGCGCGTTTGTAGTGCGCGGAGGGTGGGACCGGGACGAAAACGCGAAAGCGGCAGGCAGAAAGCGTGGGTCGTGG is a genomic window of Phragmites australis chromosome 17, lpPhrAust1.1, whole genome shotgun sequence containing:
- the LOC133897944 gene encoding probable calcium-binding protein CML21; this translates as MEMASSSAPSTSYYNISLAQAVLTLSINAILVWLSAVIKSSAARRSTTAPSTATPPSPPPARTATAAVVDMDVVLGVMGADALSVGFEEAAALFEEEEASVEEAQAAFGVFDRDGDGFIDAGELGSVLRSLGFDAGVAAAECERMIDAYDEDKDGRINFHEFLKLMERSQ